The genomic region GAGTAATGAGTCCTCGAAGCTGGGGCTTTTGAAGGGGTGGCGGCTGAATCGACCGTGCAGCATGTTCCGTTCAACGTAGCTGGTACGGCATGTGAACTCTGCTGGTACCTGCTTCTTGGTCAGCCTCACCCCGAGAACATTGTGCCTCACCGCAGCTCTCGCTTATGTGCCGAAAAGAATAATGCTTCAAGTGTTGAATTGGTCGTATAGACAATCGTTAAAATGTGGCTTCTTCGCCGCCCATCGCCCATATGCACAAGCCTAGCCCACTTCGCCGTGCAACTCCATTCTCCTTTCCCATTCATAAGCTCATAGCCCGTGCCGTAAGATGGCAGCAAGAAATCAAGAAACACAATGCCATGTTTCGCAGAGTTGGGTATCTTCCCGAGCACCAATGCCGACAAGTCAGTCATAACAATGCATCATGTAACATATCCTGGACCCGATTTCATGATTGGCTCTCGAGCACGCCTGCAGAACTGTACTGCACATGGCCACTCCCGCCACTGCTGTCGCTCTCACTCCGTGCAAAGGTTACCCGCCGGGGCGTATCGAGGTTCATCTTCTGGGGCGACGCTTGGCTGGATGCTGCTGTTGCACTCCGAGGCATCTGCGATGTGTGTGGCGACCCTAGTTGGAAAAGGGCCTGTAACGCGTCTCGTTCGGCTTCAGCTGTCTGTAGCTCCGTCCGAATCGCTGGTGGCCGTCTACTCGTGGCAGTACTGACAGGTGTGCGAGGTGGCGACATGGCATTGTTTTGCTGCTGGAAGTGGCTCGTTCCCTGTGGTGGATACTGTCTCGAGCTCGAGTTTGGCCTGATCTCGGGTGCTGGTTGTAGCCGGGGAGTAGTGCACCACGAAGGTGTGTAGTGCTGTGCCTGTTGGAGTATACCCGAATGATGCCCAGAATGTCGCTTGCTCGGTGGCGCTCCGGCCACGTTGAGACCATCACGGTTATGGTAGTTGTCGTGCACTGTAAGACGAGAGGTGCCGTTGCTCAGCCCACTGGTACCAGGCCGCTGGTCAATATGAGACATGCTGTGGCGGTTGGGTCGTGCTTTGTATGCGGCCAATTGCTCGACTTCATGCAACTGCTTGTGCTCCCACCCGTTCTGCACCTTAGCCATAGCATAGCCAAGACGCGTCTTCAACGTTGCAGCCAACTCTCCTGCTCTGCTCCCGGAGGAAGAGATGGACTCGCGACGCGACGCGCGTCCGGGAAAGGTTGTTGTGTAAGGCGTATTGGGTAGACTCGGCGCGTTCTTGACGTGTCCGCTTGCGGTCCGCTTTGCACCATTCGTCAAGGCAGGCGATGTGATGCTCATGGGACTTGCCAATGCATGATCGCCGTTCAAATATGCTGTGTGTAACGGATCGTCCGGTGTCCTCTGTCGTTGTATGGCGGTCTTGTGTGACGTATGCGATGCATGTCGCGCGGTGGACTCGAccgacgacgacggcgacGAGTTGTCGGTATAAGTGGTGAGCTGCGACAAGTTGCTGTCGCTGGCCTGCAGTCGCGGCATAACACTGCTGGCGGCACTGTTCACACTCAACATGCTCTCTTGCGATGCCGGCGCGGACAACGGTTGCTGCGGGTCGCCTGCTTGCACTGGTCGCGTCGCTTTCGAAGGTCGGTCGGGTTGGGGCGTCCGCATGTGCGATGTGGTCTGGGCCAGAGGGGTGTTGGTGTAGTTGGAGGCAGTCATCGTCTCCATGGTGATTGAAACAATGTGTGGCTCATGTGTGCCTTCGCTCGTGCAGTCGTGCAGTCGTGTTGAATGGTGCTCGTCACGCGAAGCCTGACGATCGGAGGCTGGAAGGGCTCTCGGCCTGCTTGTTAAGTTGTTGGGCGACGCGGCTTCGGATCGATAAGGACGCGTCGAATGCCCCGGAATAGTGTACTGTAGTGCTGTTGTTGACAACGACGAGTCCAAAGCATTGAGGGCGCTTCGTCACCACCATCACAACCCCACCCGCGACGCGCCATCACGACAGAACGTGATCGTGCGCATAGTTCTACATTGGCGCCACCAACATTCTCTTCCCGCTTACACTACCATATATAATCCCTTCTCGTCACTCTATCTTCTACTGTTGACCATATCATATCCGTCAAATTACCACGAAAATGCCCGAGCCCGGCTGCAATTGCCTTTCACAGTCCCTGCATTACTCACTCCATCTAAAACCCGACTCGATCGCAGTCATCAGGTGTCCAGCCCCTCCGGTCCATGATCATCCGATAGTCCCACGATTCAGTGCCGACTATGCTCGGCCTGAGAGCTGTAGCACGGCACAATGGCATCTTTAGACCATCTGCAGCGCTCACACGACCAGGCACGCGACACCTCCAGACCAAGACGGTGACCGATGCCGACATCGCCAGATACGCAGCAAAGCCACTGTACCCGTTGACTTTGGCCGACCTGTGCAAGCATGGCAGGCCACCTCTGTCAGAGCAATCGCTGCTCAACAGTGCCAACTTCACTCTCGGAATCCTGCCGTCGCGACTGGCCCACCGCATCCAAAGCCTCAGAGCCCTGCCGTACATCGTCGTCGCCAACCCCAACGTCAGCCAGATCCACCAGAACTATGTGCATTCGCTTTCAACACTCCTCCCATTCGCGGAGCGCAACATCGAGAGTCTGGAAGAGGAGATCAAATTCACAGAGGTCATGGCAGACTTGGTGCAGACCCACAACAATACCATAGCCATCCTGGCGAGAGGCTTCCTGGAGGCGAGAAAGTACATCACCAAGGACGAGATTACAAGATTCTTGGACGAGCACCTACGTGCACGAATCGGTACTCGACTCATCGCTGAACAACACATTGCACTGCACTTCAGCAGCCAGCCGCATCGCGAGCTGTCCGATCATCCAGATGACGCTCCACCGTCGTATATTGGCGTCATAGACACAGCATTACGGCCAGCAGACATCATTCGCAACTGCGAACATACCGTCGGCGAGATCTGCGAGCTGAAATATGGCGTCCGCCCCACCATCGTACTGAAGGGCAGCCCCGAATCATCCATCGCCCACATCCCCATGCACATCGAGTACATCCTCACCGAATTGCTGAAGAACAGCTTCCGTGCCACTATAGAAGCCGGAATGGAGAAGGAGCCCATCGAGATCACAATCGCACCAGCTCCTGCAGCTGAGGACTCGCATTCGAGACATTCCAAATTGCAAAAGCAGCAAAAACACGGCCAGAAGGAAGGTGCGCCGGTGGGAGTGATCAGCAATTACGATCAGGGCAGTGTCGATCACGCCTCGGGCTCAAGCGGGCCCGATTACGCAGTATCTGCAAACATCAGACCTCTGGACAAGCAGTCTCCTGGTGTAACGATACGGATACGTGATCGCGGCGGTGGTATCGGTCCGGAGAACTACTCAAAACTATGGGAGTATGGCTTCACGACTTTCAACGAAGACGAGATTCTGGACAAGGTAAGCGGTGGAAACAGAGGCGTTGACGCGCTGGACGCGATAAGTGGAGGAGCAGCGGGTGGAAGCAGTCTGGCAGGTCTGGGATATGGATTACCGCTGGGCAGAGCGTACGCGGAGTACTTTGGCGGTGGTATTGCCGTACAGAGTATGTGGGGATGGGGCACGGATGTATACCTCAGCCTCAGGGGCGTGGGCAAGATTGTGGAATGAAAGAAACGAAAGACCAGACAGAAGCCATCATGATACAAACACGCAAAAAGTATACTGCCAAGCCCTACCAGTCTCGAACTGATATCTTCTGAGAACTCCCTTCGCCGTTTGCCATTGGTCGAGACGCGCGGGAGGTGGTTTGTCATCTCAGATGTTCTGACCAATTGAACCAAGGGCCCCTTGCAAGATGTTTGCTGCTTTGGTCGAGCCATAGCGATCTATGGAATCTGGTCGGGGAGGGGTGTTTGTGGTGGTATATATGGGTTGTGGATTGATGCAGGGCAGGTGGGAGCGTGCATAATGCCGCGGCCGTCACGTAAGGGATTGGAAGTGACCGGATTTCATGTGCAGGGTCTGGCGGTATCTATGCTCAAGGCCGTCCAAGTGGCAAAAAGAAGATATCATCGTTGATGAGTGACTTCTATCCGAATCGAACGGATCATCT from Fulvia fulva chromosome 2, complete sequence harbors:
- a CDS encoding [3-methyl-2-oxobutanoate dehydrogenase [lipoamide]] kinase, mitochondrial; its protein translation is MLGLRAVARHNGIFRPSAALTRPGTRHLQTKTVTDADIARYAAKPLYPLTLADLCKHGRPPLSEQSLLNSANFTLGILPSRLAHRIQSLRALPYIVVANPNVSQIHQNYVHSLSTLLPFAERNIESLEEEIKFTEVMADLVQTHNNTIAILARGFLEARKYITKDEITRFLDEHLRARIGTRLIAEQHIALHFSSQPHRELSDHPDDAPPSYIGVIDTALRPADIIRNCEHTVGEICELKYGVRPTIVLKGSPESSIAHIPMHIEYILTELLKNSFRATIEAGMEKEPIEITIAPAPAAEDSHSRHSKLQKQQKHGQKEGAPVGVISNYDQGSVDHASGSSGPDYAVSANIRPLDKQSPGVTIRIRDRGGGIGPENYSKLWEYGFTTFNEDEILDKVSGGNRGVDALDAISGGAAGGSSLAGLGYGLPLGRAYAEYFGGGIAVQSMWGWGTDVYLSLRGVGKIVE